From a single Nicotiana tabacum cultivar K326 chromosome 8, ASM71507v2, whole genome shotgun sequence genomic region:
- the LOC107811507 gene encoding IAA-amino acid hydrolase ILR1-like 5, whose protein sequence is MEFYQKLATCSHLSLLCFILLHSIQVQGSYFDQEYGKQVLSSAIQDKDWLVSIRRIIHEYPELRFQEYNTSALIRTELDKLGIYYEYPFAKTGLVALIGSSSPPVVALRADMDALPLQELVEWEHKSKVTGKMHGCGHDAHTAMLLGAAKLLNERKDKLNGTVRLVFQPAEEGGAGAYHMINEGALGDAEAIFGMHVDFKRPTGSIGTSPGPILAAVSFFEAKIEGKGGHAAEPHATVDPILAASFAVVALQQLISREVDPLHSQVLSVTYVRGGSASNVIPPYVEFGGTLRSLTTEGLLQLQKRVKEVIEGQAAVHRCKAYIDMKEEDFPAYPACINDERLHQHVGRVGKLLLGSENIKETEKVMAGEDFAFYQELIPGVMFQIGIRNEKLGSTHAPHSPHFFLDEDVLPIGAALHTAIAEMYLNDYQHPIAV, encoded by the exons ATGGAATTTTACCAAAAACTGGCAACATGTTCTCATTTGTCGCTTTTGTGCTTCATCCTCTTACATTCCATTCAAGTTCAAGGTAGCTACTTTGATCAAGAATATGGTAAGCAGGTACTGAGCTCAGCAATACAAGATAAAGATTGGTTAGTATCCATAAGAAGGATAATTCATGAATACCCAGAACTCAGATTCCAAGAATATAACACCAGTGCTCTCATTCGTACTGAACTTGATAAACTTGGCATTTATTATGAATACCCTTTTGCCAAAACTGGTCTTGTTGCTCTAATTGGCAGCAGTTCTCCTCCTGTTGTTGCTTTACGAGCTGATATGGATGCCCTTCCTCTCCAG GAGCTTGTTGAATGGGAGCATAAGAGCAAAGTTACTGGCAAAATGCATGGATGTGGACATGATGCCCACACGGCGATGCTTCTTGGCGCTGCTAAGCTGCTGAATGAGCGAAAGGACAAACTTAAT GGAACGGTAAGACTTGTTTTCCAACCTGCGGAGGAGGGAGGAGCTGGTGCATATCATATGATCAACGAAGGGGCTCTAGGTGATGCAGAAGCTATATTTGGAATGCATGTTGATTTTAAAAGACCTACAGGGAGCATCGGTACTAGTCCTGGGCCGATTTTAGCTGCTGTTTCCTTCTTTGAggcaaaaatagaaggaaaaggtGGGCATGCTGCAGAACCCCATGCTACTGTGGATCCAATACTTGCTGCATCATTTGCAGTTGTGGCATTGCAGCAGCTCATCTCAAGAGAAGTAGATCCCCTTCATAGTCAA GTTCTTTCTGTTACTTATGTCAGAGGTGGATCAGCATCAAACGTAATTCCGCCTTATGTTGAATTTGGGGGAACTCTGAGGAGTCTTACAACTGAAGGCTTGCTTCAACTTCAAAAGAGGGTGAAAGAG GTAATTGAAGGACAGGCTGCTGTGCATAGGTGTAAGGCGTACATTGACATGAAAGAGGAGGATTTCCCAGCATATCCAGCTTGCATAAATGATGAGCGCTTACATCAACATGTAGGGAGGGTTGGCAAACTCCTGCTTGGTTCCGAGAACATCAAGGAAACTGAAAAGGTTATGGCAGGTGAGGACTTTGCCTTCTATCAAGAATTGATCCCTGGAGTTATGTTTCAAATTGGAATCAGAAATGAAAAACTGGGCTCTACCCACGCTCCACACTCCCCTCACTTCTTTCTCGATGAGGATGTCCTGCCAATTGGAGCAGCGTTGCACACAGCCATAGCAGAGATGTATCTGAATGATTACCAACATCCCATTGCGGTTTAG